In Thermococcus sp., the DNA window GAAACTCAGGCGATTCAGAGGGTCGTTCCCCTCGATGAGCTTGTATCTACAAAGCTGGAGGATATTGAAAAGGCCCTGCTCAGACTGGGCGAGAAGATAAAGGGAACGTTCGCCGTCCGGGCAAAGGTTAGGGGGAACAGGGGGCTCTCGGAGAGAAAACTTGAGGTTGAACTCGGCTCGCTTTTGGTGGGGCGTTACGGCTTGAAGGTGGACCTTAGTGAGCCCGATTATCTAGTTCTGGTGGAAATCCTCGGCAAAAGGGCCGGAATTGGAGTCCTGAGAAGGGACGAAGTTCTTAGGTTTGATGTTATTGATTAGCGAGGAAAGATTAATTAGGTGAACCGGCAAACCGGATTGGGGGTTAGTATGCTCGAAGTCGAGGAAATTATCGAGCAACTGGAGGGGCTGAACTACGAGGAGGCGTTGGCTTACTGGATAGCGAGCGAGAGGGAGGAGGCGAAATTCTACCGCCAGCTTGCCGAACGCGCCAGAAACCTCGGCCTTCCTGAGAGCCTTGTCAAAACCTTTGAAAAGCTTTCACGGGATTCTGAAAATCATGTAAAAGAACTCACCAAGGAGTTTTGGGCATCCTTTGGGAGGGAGCCGTTCACTAATATTCCCCCGCTTGAGGTTCTTCCTGTTTTGACGAAGCTTGAGAGGGCAGACCAGGTTAGAGAAGTTATTGAAACGGCCATGGAGAGCGAGCTTATAGCGATGAACGCTTACAAATTACTCGCCGAAAAGGTCGATGATGAAAGACTTAAGAAACTCTATCTCAGGCTCGCCGATGTTGAAAGGGGTCATTACGAGGCCCTCAAGAGGGAATACGAAAAGCTGGGTGATTAATATGGTGGTCGAGGTTCTGGAGAAGATTAAAAAGCTTGATGAACGTGAGCTCCTTAGCTACTGGATTGGGGGCGAATACGAGGAGGCAGAAACCTACCTCAAGCTGGCGGAGAGAGCAAAGGAGCTCGGCCTTCCGAAGGAGGTTTATGAGACCTTTGAGGGACTCGGCAAGGAATCCAAGGACCACGGCGACGAGCTCTACAAGATTTACAGGGAAAAGTACGGGGATGAGCTGGTGAGGGTTAACGCCCCGA includes these proteins:
- a CDS encoding THUMP domain-containing protein, which encodes MILLVTTRPGREGDAILELEWALEKVRVKGTDWKGVLLAETPLSKEEALERLKNFETQAIQRVVPLDELVSTKLEDIEKALLRLGEKIKGTFAVRAKVRGNRGLSERKLEVELGSLLVGRYGLKVDLSEPDYLVLVEILGKRAGIGVLRRDEVLRFDVID
- a CDS encoding ferritin family protein, with product MLEVEEIIEQLEGLNYEEALAYWIASEREEAKFYRQLAERARNLGLPESLVKTFEKLSRDSENHVKELTKEFWASFGREPFTNIPPLEVLPVLTKLERADQVREVIETAMESELIAMNAYKLLAEKVDDERLKKLYLRLADVERGHYEALKREYEKLGD
- a CDS encoding ferritin family protein — translated: MVVEVLEKIKKLDERELLSYWIGGEYEEAETYLKLAERAKELGLPKEVYETFEGLGKESKDHGDELYKIYREKYGDELVRVNAPSIEGTHVLGKFWKVEDLEDVLQNAMEAEKLAETIYRKLAEETDSEELKKVYLYLADVEKGHYERLRALYEWRKKKGLL